The nucleotide window CCTCCTGTGCCCACACCACTTCCCGAAGCGCCGGATAGCGGGCAAACACCGCGCGGAGCTCGTCGGCGGGGTAGGGGTAGAGCAATTCCTGTCGGACGATGGCCGGACGCTCCCCTTCCGCCGGGAGCCCCGCCAGCAACTCGTAGTACAGCTTCCCGGAACAGAGCACCAGGCGGGTGGCATCGGTGGGGCGCGTCGGGTCGTCGAGCACCGGACGGAAGGCGTCGTCGATCAGGTCCGTCAATGACGAGGCGGCGGCCGGCAACCGGAGCAGGCTCTTCGGGGTCATGATGATCAACGGGCGAATCAGCCCGTTGTGTGCCTGCTGCCGAAGCAGGTGGAAGTACTGCGCCGGCGTCGTGCAATTGGCCACCCGCATGTTGCGCTCGGCACAGAGCTGCAGGAACCGCTCGAGCCGCGCGCTCGAATGCTCCGGCCCCTGTCCCTCGTACCCATGCGGCAGGAGCAGGGTCAGGCGCGTCCGCTGCCCCCACTTGGACTGCCCCGCCGCGAGGAACTGGTCCAGGAAGACCTGGGCACCGTTGACGAAGTCGCCGAACTGCCCCTCCCACAGCACCAGCGCCTCCGGCGCGGCCACGCTGTAGCCATACTCGAAGCCCATCGTCGCCAGTTCGGAGAGCGGGCTGTTGTGGATCTCGATCGGTGCCTGCGCTCCGGAGAGCCGCTGGATCGGTGACCAGGTCTCGCCGGTCTTCACGTCGTGCAGCACGAAGTGCCGGTGGCTGAACGTGCCCCGCTCCGTGTCCTGCCCCGTCAGACGGATCGGCACTCCCTCCAGCAGCAAGGACCCCATGGCCAGCGCCTCGGCCTGGCCCCAGTCAATCCCGGCCGGTGTCGTCAGGTCCTTGCGGCGGCGTTCCAGCTGCCGGGCCAGCTTCGGATGGGCGGTGAATCCCTCCGGCCAGGTGAGCAACTCGTCGTTGAGCGCCGTCAGGAACTCCGCGGGAAGCGCGGTTTCCACGAACGGCACCTCCTCGTGGACGGTGGGCTGCCCATCGACTCGGGGCGGCGCCGCCGTCTTCATCGCCTGCTGCACATCCACCAGTCGCTGGTACGCCCCCTCCGCCTCGGCGTCCGCCTCGGCCGCGCTCAGCACGCCGTCGCTTACCAGCTGCGCCGCGTACCGGGCCCGCACCGGCAGGTGGCCCCGGATGGCTTCGTACATGATGGGCTGCGTGTACGCCGGCTCGTCGCCCTCGTTGTGGCCCCAGCGCCGGTACCCGACCAGGTCGATCAGGACGTCGCTCCGGAACTTGGCCCGGTACGCCATGGCCAGCCGCACCGCGCTCAGACACGCTTCCGGGTCGTCGGCGTTGACGTGGATAATGGCCACGTCGAACCCCTTCGCCAGGTCGGAGGCGTGCCGCGTCGAGCGGGAATCCCGCACGTCCGTGGTGAACCCGATCTGGTTGTTCGTGATGATGTGCAGCGTGCCACCCGGGTCGTATCCCGCGAGGTTGGCGAGGTTCAGCGTCTCGGACACAACGCCCTGCCCGGCGAACGCGGCGTCGCCGTGGATGATGATGGGCAGCGCCTCGGTCGGGTCGTGCTCGATGACCCGGCCCTTCCGCGATGTCTGGCGGGCGCGGGTGCGGCCGTTCACCACCGGCCCGACGAACTCGAGGTGGCTGGGATTCGGGAGGACGCTCACCCGCACCGACTTCCCGCTGGTGCTGCGGATCGCGCCTTCCGCGCCAAGATGGTATTTGACGTCGCCGGTGCCGGCGTCCGGCTCGCCCGGGTGCGCCTTGTGCCCCTCGAATTCCGCCATGATCGACTCGTAGGGCCGGCCGACGTTGTGGACCAGGACGTTCAGTCGGCCGCGGTGCGCCATCCCGATGGCCACCTCCCGCGCCCCCTGATCGGCAGCGAGGTCGTTCGCCAGGTCCAGCATCGGCACGAGGGCGTCCACCCCCTCGATGGAGAATCGCTTCTGGCCCAGGTACGCCTTGTGGAGGAACCGCTCGAAGGTCTCGACGGCGGTCAGCCGCGCGAGCAGGCGCTTCCGCTCGTCCGCGGCCAGCGGCTTCCGGTAGGTGCCGGATTCGATCGCGTTGCGGAGCCAGACCCGCTCCGCGTGATCGGAGATATGCTCCACCTCGTACGCGATCGTGCCGCAGTAGGTCTCCTTCAGGCGCGGCAACGCCTCGGCGAGGGTGTCGCCGGGGACCGCGATGCGCAGCACCCGCGACGGGATGCGGGCGAGAATGGCCGGGCTCAGGCCGAGCTGCTCAGGGTCGAGTGCCGGATCGCCGATCGGCTCGCTGCCCAGCGGGTCGAGCCGGGCGGCCAGGTGGCCATGGGTCCGGAACGCCTTGACCAGCCCCATCGCGGCGGCCACCTGTGACAGCTCATCGGGAGAGGCCGCCGAAGCCGAGGCGACCGCGCGCGCGGCCGGAGCCACG belongs to Gemmatimonadales bacterium and includes:
- a CDS encoding multifunctional oxoglutarate decarboxylase/oxoglutarate dehydrogenase thiamine pyrophosphate-binding subunit/dihydrolipoyllysine-residue succinyltransferase subunit — translated: MLPTAVERFVDLNVFETANAGFAQAVYEEYLRDPTAVSEEWRRLFESGVIGETPTVDTAAGNGKPAATSPASEAPATPAAPPGQPVPPNAVLLKGPAGRLVANMNESLTVPTATTFRELPVASLEAHRARLNAALAAAGRTEKISFTHLIGFAIIQAVKAHPSMVDTLSMINGAPHRVSPPSVGLGIAVDMERKDGTRGLVVPVIKSAETMDFAEFHATYETLIEKARTSKLMPDDFSGGTIQLTNPGGLGTVASVPRLMAGQGTIIAVGAISYPPEFSTVPPERVRELGISKVMTITSTYDHRVIQGAESGTFLRTIERFLSGTEPFYEAIAESLHLPAATGMPTTAVAPAARAVASASAASPDELSQVAAAMGLVKAFRTHGHLAARLDPLGSEPIGDPALDPEQLGLSPAILARIPSRVLRIAVPGDTLAEALPRLKETYCGTIAYEVEHISDHAERVWLRNAIESGTYRKPLAADERKRLLARLTAVETFERFLHKAYLGQKRFSIEGVDALVPMLDLANDLAADQGAREVAIGMAHRGRLNVLVHNVGRPYESIMAEFEGHKAHPGEPDAGTGDVKYHLGAEGAIRSTSGKSVRVSVLPNPSHLEFVGPVVNGRTRARQTSRKGRVIEHDPTEALPIIIHGDAAFAGQGVVSETLNLANLAGYDPGGTLHIITNNQIGFTTDVRDSRSTRHASDLAKGFDVAIIHVNADDPEACLSAVRLAMAYRAKFRSDVLIDLVGYRRWGHNEGDEPAYTQPIMYEAIRGHLPVRARYAAQLVSDGVLSAAEADAEAEGAYQRLVDVQQAMKTAAPPRVDGQPTVHEEVPFVETALPAEFLTALNDELLTWPEGFTAHPKLARQLERRRKDLTTPAGIDWGQAEALAMGSLLLEGVPIRLTGQDTERGTFSHRHFVLHDVKTGETWSPIQRLSGAQAPIEIHNSPLSELATMGFEYGYSVAAPEALVLWEGQFGDFVNGAQVFLDQFLAAGQSKWGQRTRLTLLLPHGYEGQGPEHSSARLERFLQLCAERNMRVANCTTPAQYFHLLRQQAHNGLIRPLIIMTPKSLLRLPAAASSLTDLIDDAFRPVLDDPTRPTDATRLVLCSGKLYYELLAGLPAEGERPAIVRQELLYPYPADELRAVFARYPALREVVWAQEEPRNMGAWGFVQERLTAVLPEGVTLRYAGRPDRASPAEGYPSVHIAEQARIVREAVE